The Antarcticibacterium flavum genome contains the following window.
GCCTCTGCCGCGCCTGCATAGCGTTGATCGACACATTCACCATATGCCTCAAAGGTATTTATAACATCTGCCCGCATTGGCCTGTTAAAGAAAACGATCTTTCCCTTGATCTCTTTTTCCCCGTACCTTGCGAGATCTTCTATCCCCTGCACCTCGATAACCCCGGCTTTTGTACCATTTGCAGGAGTCGAAACAGAGCCACCAAGGGCAGCAATCTTGATCTCTCTACGGGTGGTGGCATCGGTTTGGACATAGGCTCTTTCTTTTGCTCCCCGCACCCATTTTGGAACCATTACAGATTGTAACCAAACTTTATCCAGGCCCAGTTCCTCCAGTTCATTCCTGGTATATTCAACAGCTCTCTGGGCATTAAGGGATCCCGAGAGCCGGGGACCAATTTTCAATGATAAATGTTCCAGCCAGTTATATGCCTGCCCATTTAGCAGTGCCATATCATAGATCTTTCTAATCTCCAGGGAATCTTCAGTTGAAGTTTGCTCCTGGGAAAATCCAGGGGCGGTTATTCCAAATAAAAACAGAAAGAGAAACTTTTTCATAGTCATTAAATTTTCAGCTAAATAAAAAAAATAAATCCTTAAAAGGAAACCGGGTTAGTGTTCTTTTTGTAATTGCTCCTTATAATCCTCAAGATTATGACGTATATCTGCAGGTAATTCCGGCTCTTTTACGTCATTATATTTAGATAGCTCTTCCCATAACACTTTGGCAACCAGGTAGCGGGCAGTGGCTTTATCATCTGCCGGGATAATATACCACGGTGCCTTCTCTGAAGAAGTCCTGTTAATAGCGTCTTGATAATACTCCCGATATTTGCTCCAAAGCTTTCTTTCTTCCAGGTCCCCAGGAGAGAATTTCCAGTTCTTGTTAGGTTTTCGCAATCTTCTTAAGAGCCTTTGCCGTTGCTCTTCTTTGGAAATATTTAGAAAGAATTTAAAAATGATAGTCCCATTTTCTTCCAGGTGTTTCTCAAAATTCCTTATTTGGTTAAACCTCCTTTCCCAGAACTCGTCATCAATATCATCCAGGTTTTTAACCTGCGGGAGGTTCTCCTTAAGTATATATTCTGGATGCACCCTGGTGACCAGCACATTCTCATAATGTGTACGATTGAACACCCCAAATTTACCCCGTTCAGGAAGTGCTATATAATGCCGCCACAGATAATCGTGTTTAAGTTCCTTTGAGCTTGGCACCTTAAAACTGTGCACTACAACTCCGCGCGAATTAAACCCTTTAAACACCTCCCTTATTAAACTATCTTTCCCAGAGGTATCCATTCCCTGGATGCAAAACAGCACTGAATATTTTTTATGGGCATATAAGGTATCCTGCCAGTCGGCCAGTTTTTTCCTTGTCTCCTTAAGATGTTTTTTGATCTCTTTCTCATCTGCCTCCATGTCTATGGAGGTACCAAGTTCTTTTACATTAATAGGAGATGTTACTCTAAATTGGTTGTGGTCGATATTTTTCATTGGTAAGCTTCGTGTTTCCCTAAATATACAATCTCTTCAGCTATATTTTTTTTATCTTCGCCCTTAAATGCTGAAAGCTTGAAAAAAGAAGAAGTTATTGAAAAAGTTGCAATTCTCCTTAAGGAAATACCTACTTCCATGGAAATTGTAAAAGATGATTCAAAAAAGGATCAACGATTTCATTACCTGGCAACCCATATGGTCGAAAAAGCTATTGAAAAGGATGCCCTTATTATTTCTGAAAATCAAAAAGGTATTGCGATCTTATTCAAAACAAGTAAGAAGGATGAGAATTTCTGGCAGGAACTACCTACACAAATTGGTCTTCTAAAAAATGTCACCGGCTTTAAGAACGCCATGAAGATCCTTAAATCTCAATCTTATATCAAGAACCAACGTCCCAAAGAAGGGGAATATCTTTATTGCTGGTTCTGGGGGATCCTGGCAGATGCCCGCGGGGCCGATACCCAAACCGGTAAGGAAATGAAGGATGAATTCTATCGCCGGGCAGAAAAATTCAAACTTCCGCTCTATGCTGAAACCAGGATGCGGCAAAACGCCATTGTATATCAAAGATTTGGATTTGAACTATTCCATAAATGGAATCATCCAAGCGGGGATACTATGTATTTCTTAAGATACATCCCAAAATCCCTGAAAGAACAGTCATCTTAACCTCTAAAATTTAAAAGACGGCTGTGCTTGCAGTTAATACCCCCTGTCCTAGTTCTTACTTGCGAAAAGCCTCACATCTTCCTCCGTTACCTGGCTGCTACCAAGGATAATAAGTCTTTCAACCACGTTACGAAGCTCCCGTATATTCCCTGTCCAGTTATATTCTTTAAGCAGGTCAATAGCCTCTGGTGTAAATTCCTTTTTATTACCACCCTGCTCCTCGGTGATCTTTTCACTGAAAAATTCAACCAGCAGCGGGATATCTTCCCGTCTTTCATTCAATGGCGGCACCTCTATAAGGATCACGGCCAGTCTATGAAAAAGGTCTTCCCGAAATTTCTTATCCTCAATTTCTTTTTTAAGGTCCTTGTTTGTGGCGGCCACAACCCTTACATCTACCTTAATATCCTTATCACTTCCAACCCTGGAGATTTTGTTTTCCTGCAAAGCCCTTAACACCTTAGCCTGGGCAGAGAGGCTCATATCCCCTATCTCATCCAGGAAAATAGTGCCGCCGTTGGCGGCTTCAAATTTCCCGGCCCTGTCCCTGTTGGCAGAGGTAAATGCGCCTTTCACGTGGCCAAACAATTCGCTTTCAATAAGCTCTGATGGGATAGCGGCACAATTCACTTCAATCATTGGCCCTTTGGACCTTTCGCTCTTTTGGTGAAGCCAATGAGCTACCAGCTCCTTACCTGTTCCGTTAGGACCGGTGATAAGTACACGAGCATCTGTAGGCGCGACTTTCTCAATGATATTTTTAATTCTGGAAATTGCAGGCGATTCTCCCACCATCTCATAATTTTTACCAACCTTTTTCTTAAGCCGGGTATTTTCAACAACCAACTCCTTCCTGTCAAGGGCATTGCGCACAGTATTAAGCAGCCGGTTAAGATCTGGGGGTTTTGAGATGTAATCAAAGGCGCCCAGTCTCATAGTATTTACAGCCGTATCCAGATCTCCATGGCCCGAGATCATCACAACAGGAATCTCTGGTTTGATCTTTCTTATAGCCTCAAGGACCTCTATCCCGTCCATCTTAGGCATTTTGATATCACATAATACGAGGTCAAAATCTTCTTCCTTCACTTTTTCCACTCCCGCGAGGCCATCTTCGGCCTCGTCAACTTCATAAGTTTTATTTTCTTCAGAAAGTATTTTTACAAGGACCCGGCGTATTGCCGCTTCGTCTTCAATAATTAGAATCTTTGCCATATTTATAATATACTAATTTTTAAGCCTGTACGGCCATAAAATGTATTTACTTTATTTATTTCATATACATCATCCCGGTTATCATCCCTTATTCTAATGTCATTCATAAGAGTATGCCCACCATACAGATAATATACTAAATGATTTGTAATTTTATATTCATATCCCACTCCTGCCAATAAAATAGTCATGGAAATATTCTCTCCAAGATTAGAAGAATTTGGGATAGCCCTGTTCTCCTGTATATTCGCATAAAATCCATCCAGGGTTACAAAAGCCTGCAACTCACTACGGCCGGTTAAGGAGTATTTCACATTCGATTTTGGAACTCCCAGCGTATAAGACCAATTTGGACGAAATTCCCGGTAATAATTCACGATGGGCAGGGGAAAAGGAAATCCAGACGTAGTTGAATAATGCAATCCCAAAATAAGCCGTGTTGGCACTTCTCCCGGGGCCTCATCTCTGTCTTTGAGAAAAAAAACTGCTCCTGTATAAAGATAATCATCCTTGATAACTTTAGAGGTCTCAAAATTGGAAGCTACCATCACACCTCCAAGCCCCCCAAATCTCCAGGCCTCATTTATCTTAAAGGTATATCCCAGGGTTGCCGTAAAGGACTGGAACCTGTCCAGGGTACCTCTTTTTGCAAATGGGGTCTTATCCTCAAATTTAAAATTGATATTTTCATACTCTACTCCCGGTACGAGATAGGCTCCCTTGTCATTCAATTTCAAAGGTATGTTTACAGATGTGCGAAACCTTCTGAAGGAGTTATCTGAATTTGCCTGGGGAAAGTACGTATACTCCAGCCTTGCCAGGTCTGTACTTTGAGCCAGGGAATTATTGGTAAGACTTGTTAAAATCAAAAAAGCAAACAATTTTACAAACCAATTCATAGGAAGGGGATGATTTTATATCCTGTAAAACTAACAAAGTGAGCAGCAGGGGGCTGTTAAATCTATGATAATATCTCTATACAGGACTTTATAAAAGGCAGGGAATACTATTATTACTTATTATTTCATCATATTAATATCTCAACCACTTATACAATTCCTTATAAGTAGGTTTCTTACCATACATAAGGATACCAACACGATAGATTTTTGCCGCCAGCCACAAAACCCCAAAATTAGTTATGATAAGAAGCCCAATAGAGATGCCAAGCTCCCACCATGGAACTCCAAAAGGAATTCGCATAAGCATAACGATAGGAGAAGTAAGGGGGATCATAGAAAAAATTGTACTCACAACCCCATGTGGATTTTCAATTACTGAAAAGAAACCAACATATATCCCCAGCATTAATGGCAAAATTATGGGGAACATAAACTGCTGTGTATCTGTCTCACTGTCTACCGCTGCGCCAATAGCCGCATAAATGGCGCTATAAAGAAAATACCCGCCCAGAAAATATACCAGGAAAGATAATAAAAGAGTTAGTAAAGGTAAATTGGCAACATCAATCATAAGCTGCTGTACCTCGCTGCTGCCTAATTCTTCCAGTCCCTGCTGCGCCTGTGGCTGGCCACTCATCAAATCCATCCCGGTTAAGGAAGCGGTGAGAAATAAGAGGATTCCTCCCAGCACAACCCAAATAGCGAATTGCGTCAACCCTGCAAGTGAAGTGCCCAGGATCTTTCCCAACATAAGCTGCAAAGGCTTTACAGAGGAAACAATGATCTCTATGATCCTGTTCGTCTTTTCTTCAATTACGCTTCTCATCACCATATTTCCATATACAATGATGAACATCATAAGCAGGTAACCCGCAATGCCTCCAAATATCATTTTAATATAGGAAGACATCTTTGAAGTGCGCTGTCCTGCAAAATTCTGTATCTGGATATTCACCTGTGCTTCTGAAGATTCTATCTGGGTAATATCTACCCCTCTTTGGATCAATTCCCTCGTGGTAAGCTTTTCTGAAATTGTTCTTTCTATTTGCTGAAGGACCCCGAGGCCCGGAGGCTCATTGCTGAAGATCTCTATGGACCTGGCCAGCTCCATATTATTATCAACATTGGGTATATATAACAAGCCATAATAGTCCTTTTCCCGCACCAGGTCCCTTCCCTGCTCAAGACTTAAAGCCGAAAGGTCAAGAAAAAGCACCTCGTTGTTATTTTCAAATTCCCCGCTAAAGATCCCGCTCTGGTCTATCACTCCTATCGTTCGTACCTCGCTATTATTAAGCATGCTCAGGTAACCAATGAGCAGGAACATTCCTACCAGGATCACAGGACTTAGAAAAGTCATTATGATAAAGGTCTTGTTCTTTACCCTTGCCATATATTCCCTGTGAATAATAAGTTTAAGGTTACGCATCCTGGGTAACAGTTTTAATGAATATATCGTTGACCGAGGGAATGACCTCCACAAAGTGGTTAACCTGTGCCCTCCCAATTAAATAATGAAGCAGGTCATTTGGAGATTCATCTTCCTTTATTTGTAATCTTAATTTAAGATCTTCTGTAATGCTTTTATAGGTGGCAGGAGTTACTATGAACCTGCTCTTTAATTCTTTTAACAGGGATTCCTCATTAGGTGCACTTAGGCCCACCTCAAAGGTATTGGATTTATATTCCCTCTTTATATCGGCCACTTTTCCATCAAGCAATTTCTTGGAATTGTGGATGAGGGCCATATACTCACAAAGCTCCTCAACACTTTCCATGCGATGGGTTGAGAATAAAATAGTGGCGCCTTGCTCCCTCAAATACAGGATCTCTTTTTTTATTATTCCAGCATTTACAGGGTCAAAACCACTAAATGGTTCATCAAAGATCAATAGCTTTGGATTATGAAGAACGGTGATCACAAACTGCACTTTTTGGGCCATACCCTTTGACAATTCCTGTATCTTCTTATCCCACCAGTGCGTGATACCAAGCCTGGTAAACCAAAACTCAAGGCGTTCTTTCGCCTGGGCTTTGCTTAAACCTTTTAAGCGTGCCAGGTAAAGGGCCTGCTCCCCTACTTTCATGGATTTATATAACCCACGTTCCTCTGGCAGATATCCAATATGTCCTACATGAGAAGGATGCAAAGGCTCACCTTCAAAATACACCTTCCCGGTGTCTGGCATCGTAATTTGATTAATGATCCTTAAAAAGGTGGTTTTACCTGCACCATTGGGCCCAAGTAATCCAAAAATGCTTTGTGTGGGAATTGTTATTGAAATATCATCTAGTGCAGTAAAATTACCAAAATTTTTGCAAATATTATCTGCCACTAAGAGATCTGCCATAAAGAAAAATTTAAGAAGTAAAGATATTGAAATAGGCCTAGACTGATTTTAATTTAAGAGGATTTTATAAAAAAGGCCCGCAACCTCCGGTATAAAACAAAAACCCACCCTTAAAATGATTTAAGGATGGGAAAAAAATTGCTATGAAAAAGAAAAATTATCACTAAAGATTTTAGTGATACTCAAATATATAAAAATTATCTTAAAATTCCAGTTTTTAAGAAAACATATCTTTAACTTTTTCAAAAAATGATTTATCACTCATCTCCGGGCTTGGTTGAAAATTTTCATCGGTTGCCATTTTCTCAAAAAATTCGCGTTGTTCCCGGTTAAGAACTCTTGGGGTCCATACATTCACGTGCACCAAAAGATCTCCTTTTCCATATCCATTTAAATTTGGGATACCTTTACCTCGCAGGCGCAGGATCTTACCACTTTGCACACCTTCTTCCACTTTTATTCGAACCTTTCCGGTAACGGTGTCAATTTCCCTTGAAGCTCCAAGTGCTGCCTCAGAGAAGCTTATATATAGATCATAATGAAGGTTATCACCTTCCCGTTGCAGGGTTGGATGTTCCTTTTCTTCAATAGCTACTAGCAAGTCTCCTGGAATCCCATTACCTGGAGCATCATTTCCTTTCCCGGTAACTTTTAGTTGCATTCCATCTTCTACACCTGCAGGAATTTTGATCGAAACCGTTTCATCCTGTGAAACCAGTCCCTGGGCATCTGCATTTGCAGGTTTCTTGTCTATCATCTGGCCTGCTCCTCCACAAGTAGTACAAGGTGAGGCTGTTTGCATGCGGCCAAGGATCGTATTTGTTATACGCGTAACCTGTCCTGTTCCATTACAGGTACTACAAGTCTTATAAGTAGTTCCCGGTGCCTGGACTTTTCTTTTAACTTTGATTTTCTTTTCGGCACCGTTGGCAATTTCCTCCAGGGTAAGGCTTACCCTAATTCTAAGGTTACTCCCTTTAGCCCTTCGCTGGCCGCCGCCAAAGCCACCGCCAAACCCGGAAAAACCACCGCCTCCAAAGCCGCCACCAAAGATATCACCAAACTGACTGAATATGTCATCCATATTCATTCCACCACCGCCGCCAAAGCCTCCTTCAAAGGCCTGGTGGCCAAACCGGTCATATTTGGCGCGCTTATCTTCATTACTCAATACTTCGTAAGCCTCTGCAGCCTTCTTAAACATTTCCTCTG
Protein-coding sequences here:
- a CDS encoding PPK2 family polyphosphate kinase → MKNIDHNQFRVTSPINVKELGTSIDMEADEKEIKKHLKETRKKLADWQDTLYAHKKYSVLFCIQGMDTSGKDSLIREVFKGFNSRGVVVHSFKVPSSKELKHDYLWRHYIALPERGKFGVFNRTHYENVLVTRVHPEYILKENLPQVKNLDDIDDEFWERRFNQIRNFEKHLEENGTIIFKFFLNISKEEQRQRLLRRLRKPNKNWKFSPGDLEERKLWSKYREYYQDAINRTSSEKAPWYIIPADDKATARYLVAKVLWEELSKYNDVKEPELPADIRHNLEDYKEQLQKEH
- the dnaJ gene encoding molecular chaperone DnaJ; this encodes MKEDYYEILGISKNASVAEIKKAYRKKAIEFHPDKNPGDTHAEEMFKKAAEAYEVLSNEDKRAKYDRFGHQAFEGGFGGGGGMNMDDIFSQFGDIFGGGFGGGGFSGFGGGFGGGQRRAKGSNLRIRVSLTLEEIANGAEKKIKVKRKVQAPGTTYKTCSTCNGTGQVTRITNTILGRMQTASPCTTCGGAGQMIDKKPANADAQGLVSQDETVSIKIPAGVEDGMQLKVTGKGNDAPGNGIPGDLLVAIEEKEHPTLQREGDNLHYDLYISFSEAALGASREIDTVTGKVRIKVEEGVQSGKILRLRGKGIPNLNGYGKGDLLVHVNVWTPRVLNREQREFFEKMATDENFQPSPEMSDKSFFEKVKDMFS
- a CDS encoding ABC transporter ATP-binding protein, whose translation is MADLLVADNICKNFGNFTALDDISITIPTQSIFGLLGPNGAGKTTFLRIINQITMPDTGKVYFEGEPLHPSHVGHIGYLPEERGLYKSMKVGEQALYLARLKGLSKAQAKERLEFWFTRLGITHWWDKKIQELSKGMAQKVQFVITVLHNPKLLIFDEPFSGFDPVNAGIIKKEILYLREQGATILFSTHRMESVEELCEYMALIHNSKKLLDGKVADIKREYKSNTFEVGLSAPNEESLLKELKSRFIVTPATYKSITEDLKLRLQIKEDESPNDLLHYLIGRAQVNHFVEVIPSVNDIFIKTVTQDA
- a CDS encoding DUF6268 family outer membrane beta-barrel protein yields the protein MNWFVKLFAFLILTSLTNNSLAQSTDLARLEYTYFPQANSDNSFRRFRTSVNIPLKLNDKGAYLVPGVEYENINFKFEDKTPFAKRGTLDRFQSFTATLGYTFKINEAWRFGGLGGVMVASNFETSKVIKDDYLYTGAVFFLKDRDEAPGEVPTRLILGLHYSTTSGFPFPLPIVNYYREFRPNWSYTLGVPKSNVKYSLTGRSELQAFVTLDGFYANIQENRAIPNSSNLGENISMTILLAGVGYEYKITNHLVYYLYGGHTLMNDIRIRDDNRDDVYEINKVNTFYGRTGLKISIL
- a CDS encoding ABC transporter permease; its protein translation is MRNLKLIIHREYMARVKNKTFIIMTFLSPVILVGMFLLIGYLSMLNNSEVRTIGVIDQSGIFSGEFENNNEVLFLDLSALSLEQGRDLVREKDYYGLLYIPNVDNNMELARSIEIFSNEPPGLGVLQQIERTISEKLTTRELIQRGVDITQIESSEAQVNIQIQNFAGQRTSKMSSYIKMIFGGIAGYLLMMFIIVYGNMVMRSVIEEKTNRIIEIIVSSVKPLQLMLGKILGTSLAGLTQFAIWVVLGGILLFLTASLTGMDLMSGQPQAQQGLEELGSSEVQQLMIDVANLPLLTLLLSFLVYFLGGYFLYSAIYAAIGAAVDSETDTQQFMFPIILPLMLGIYVGFFSVIENPHGVVSTIFSMIPLTSPIVMLMRIPFGVPWWELGISIGLLIITNFGVLWLAAKIYRVGILMYGKKPTYKELYKWLRY
- a CDS encoding sigma-54-dependent transcriptional regulator, which translates into the protein MAKILIIEDEAAIRRVLVKILSEENKTYEVDEAEDGLAGVEKVKEEDFDLVLCDIKMPKMDGIEVLEAIRKIKPEIPVVMISGHGDLDTAVNTMRLGAFDYISKPPDLNRLLNTVRNALDRKELVVENTRLKKKVGKNYEMVGESPAISRIKNIIEKVAPTDARVLITGPNGTGKELVAHWLHQKSERSKGPMIEVNCAAIPSELIESELFGHVKGAFTSANRDRAGKFEAANGGTIFLDEIGDMSLSAQAKVLRALQENKISRVGSDKDIKVDVRVVAATNKDLKKEIEDKKFREDLFHRLAVILIEVPPLNERREDIPLLVEFFSEKITEEQGGNKKEFTPEAIDLLKEYNWTGNIRELRNVVERLIILGSSQVTEEDVRLFASKN